A region from the Candidatus Methylacidiphilales bacterium genome encodes:
- a CDS encoding GxxExxY protein, whose protein sequence is MKDIMELCDVVRATAFAIHCYHKHGHLEKVYENALAHRLQKLGLDVKQQHQLKVYDEDGALIGEYIADVFVDNRLIIELKAAKALVDEHVAQMLGYLRASRIEHGLLLNFGAPRFEIKKYALSQKAVLAT, encoded by the coding sequence ATGAAGGATATCATGGAATTATGTGACGTAGTGCGAGCGACGGCGTTTGCAATTCATTGCTATCACAAACACGGCCACCTCGAGAAAGTATATGAGAATGCGTTGGCGCACCGGCTGCAAAAACTCGGCTTGGATGTGAAACAGCAGCATCAACTGAAGGTGTATGACGAGGATGGTGCGTTGATTGGCGAGTATATCGCAGATGTGTTTGTGGACAACCGGCTGATAATTGAACTGAAAGCCGCCAAGGCGTTGGTGGACGAGCATGTGGCGCAAATGCTCGGCTATTTGCGTGCCTCACGAATCGAACACGGTTTATTACTGAACTTTGGCGCACCCAGGTTCGAAATCAAAAAATATGCACTGAGTCAGAAGGCAGTTTTGGCAACATGA